CTTTTTGTGAAGTTTCAATTTAAATGAATGAATTGTGAAGTTTCAATGTGAACAAGAGTTATGGAGGAGAAAGAGATAGGAgtggataatttatttatttattttttgagaaatttccctttttaaaTGGGAAACTTATGAGAATCACATGTCACCTCAATTTAGAGCAAACGAACAGGGGTGGTGACCTCCTTCTCgtctccctctccttcctccCCACAATTTATGTCAAACACGATGATAGCGTTTAAGTCGACCACGTTCATCTCGACCATTGACTACCATGTCATCCATTACACTTGTCGCCTCATATTATAAAACTCGTTTTACAAGTAATTACAACACAATCGAAATAGTTCAAGAATTTACCAATGTACAGTCAAATCCTACACCTTTTAAGCGATTCAATTAaagtttgttttgcgaaaaattttcaagaaaacattttttatcattttctaacgtttgatttatttaggaaaatgaatcaacaaaaaatgtttttcaaatcaacagaaaatgttttatttcaaaatttaaatttaagaaaatgatttcccctttaaaagaaccagaaaatgttttccaaaatatttgaaGGTCATtgcttaatgaaaaatttattattaaaaaattttaattaaaaagtttgaatttgttattttatatttttcttttctttcttttttcttgttttctcttttctttctttgcctgtGAATGTAAACCCTAACTCcttctcccctctctccttccttcatCCCCTCCCTTTCGTCACCAccgcctcctccaaccctagcccCTCCTGCGCTCCCGTTGGCTTCGCTCCCTCTCTTCGTCTTCATTGGCATCTTCTGCACCTTCATTCTCCAATGGATTCGGCTCCACGCCGGCAACTTTGGCGCGGATACTCTTTGGTACACTGTCGTCGGTCGCGTCAGAGGATGTCACCCTTTGGAATGGCTCAGCTGCCGTGAGCTTTGGTCCATCGCCATTCACGCCGAGTTCCCCTTCACCATTGTTTGCCTCGTTAGGGAGCTCTGCTGCTTCTCTGTTCGGTGCGCCTGTGCCTTCTTCCAGTGCGAGCCCAAGTTCGTCCTTGTTTGCAATGCGTGCGCCTACGCCCCGGGCATGGTCAAGGCTTGCTGGCTTGTACTTGTGCTTGGAGCTCGGCCAAGCTTCAGTGGACGGAATCGCTGCAGAGGGAGGTGAGGTCATCGAAGATGGCGGTGATGGTGGTGGACAGGAGAAAGGGGCGATGGGTTAGGTGGAGAGGcgggagagaagggaaaaaaggaaaaaaaaaaaaaaaaatatttatttaaaaatttgatttttttttatatgagagaaagcattttccaatAAGCTCCAAACAAGAAAGAACATTTTCAATGATATATactgaacaaaagaaaactaatcgtattcttgaaaagtatttttcaagaaaatattttccttaatcattgaatttttcaagaaacaaacGCACCATGaaactttattaaaaatgaatcaagtCCTATACTTCTGTAGAAAAGTTCAATTTTAGGGATGCCACGTAGGCAATTCTTAAGTGACACATAGACAATTTCATGTATTGTTCATTGAGAGGATTTTactacattttttgaaaaacataCAAAGCTAAATCGAACCAAGagaaatgtttagaatttgattgcattcTATACAAAAGTTTAAGGACTACCAATGCAATTTTTCCAGTTAGCGTTAAACCCAGTAGGTGACACTACATAGCTAGTAGAGTGACGTTAGAAATGTCTCTGCTCTTAGAAATGTCTCTGCTCTTACATCTATCTACGATTTTCCAATGGTAGAATAATCTTGCACGATTGTACACTACCATACGTTTTAAATCCTTGTGGGTATGGTTTAACGACAACTAGAACATACAATATTGTGTTGGCGTCAACTCGAATAGGACTATCTATACACTGGATGCATGCAAGAACAGGTCACCAATATCGGAGTTTAGGttcaataaatgaaatcaaTAATATATGGTATTATCTTATttgaattagtaaaaatgtTTTATCCCAAGTCCCAATTGGATGGGAGAGGCCCTATCGAATGATATATAAGCTAATACTCGCCTTTAAATAGGCAATCCCTTATGTAGTCGTTCAAAGTACTCTTTTCGGACTAGACTCGTACCTAATCCAACGAGGGCACAAATACGTTGTAGGCTTCTAGGATGTCAGAGGGGAGTAAAGATAGACGGAACCACACATAATTGAGAGAGTATCAATGGATAACAAATGCCTACAGTTCTCGAGGGAAAGAGCTTGTCCAATATCAAGCCTCGCCTCGCATGTGAGAGTTCCATGTGAATAATATATGAACAAGCACATAGACTAGTGCCTCTTACTTGGTCTCCTTAGCTggaatgaaaaatgaaagaccGAAAGAAAGAATGAATCACATATGAACACGAGGACCAGCTAAGTCTAAAAGCACACCGAAAATAAAGACAGGCCTAGAAGGCTTTGTGCCTCAACATATCATTTGGACGCGGCTTGAATGCCTTTACGCTATAGGCTGTATTAAGCATGCTTCTTTGACAGAAAACAAACTATTTTTCCCTTCAATCACAAAGGTGAATTGAGTTTCTTgcaaatcggaaaaaaaaagaagatgagatTTTTAGATACTCTCGAAGTATTGTATAATCATCCATCCACTTAAAATTCTCCATATTtgcttcaacaaaaaaaaaaaaaaaatctctatgtTTGCCTTTTGACATGACCTATTTGAGGTatttaaattcaaataagaattcACCTGAATtcacaatttaaaaataaaaattgattgtaGAAATCTAATACGAACAAAAACAGGCTGAGAAATAAATAACTAGATACGAATTGGCTATATAAATCAATGTTTAAAGCGATATGATTGGCCCCTTTCGAATCTTTGTATTGATGGCTGAAAAAAAACCTCTGTATCTGctttgacaaataaaaaatcttcataTTAGCCTTTTGATATGATCTATTTTAggtatttaaaattcaaataagaaatttatcctgaatttgcaatttaaaaaaaaaatttggttgcAGAAATGtaactcgaaaaaaaaaaaaagctgagaAATTAAAACATGATATGAATTTGGCCATATAAATCAATGTACAGCATGATACGATTGGCCTCTTTTGAATATCCATATTTGCCTTTTGACATTACCTGTTTTGGgtatagaaaattcaaattagaaGTTTAACCCAAATTTGATATAATATTTGAACCACATGAAATCTGTATCTCAAAAATAGTATTATTTGACATGTGATGCAAAATAATCTTCTGCTTTTGAAATGAAGAACGAAAATAGAAGGATTGACAGCTTACATATTTAATATACCTAGAAAGGAGCAAGTATCTCCTTGATATATTCACTATTCAAACGCCATCTGTCACCTCTTAAAATACTAACTTTATATTTAATTTCTCTCATACTAAATCTTTCCAAATTAGAAATACAACctgaaattacaatttaaaaataaaaatcaattgtaGAAAGGCTGAGAAATCAATGGCAAAATACGGATTTGGCCATAACGTGATACGCAATTAGTCCCTTTTGAATCTCAATAtttgttttgacaaaaagaagaagaaaaatctccaTAGTTGCTTATTTGACACTATCTATTTTAggtatttgaaaattcaaataatgtcGACATAGTATCTACACTCTCGGTCGCTACTTTCCTAAAATTCATCAAACTAGTTATCCCTATCTGGCTTTTACATCACTTCCCATGAATACTTTCCCTTTGCGGTTCCAAAGATTGGGCAACAGTGTAGACATCCACTGGACTCTCTGGACGATGACCACAGCTGTACCGTAAATCTCCCACGACCTTAAAGTCTCAGAAGCCCCGAGAATAAAAACATTCGACACAGCTCGCATAGTACAATCCACTAAGAATCCAAACCTAGGGTCCCCATTGTAAAGCACAGATTCGTCGTTCAATCTCAAGTCATGAGGCTTCTGTGCTTGCTTGCGTTGATCCCGGTCGTCCTCGGTGATTGCACATGCGAGAGCGATAGCGAGGACCGCAACAAGAGCGAGGCCCTCAAGTACAAGATAGTGGCCATCGTGTCGATCCTCGTGGCGAGCGCGATTGGGGTGTGCCTCCCCATCGTTGGGAAGAGGGTCCCGGCTTTGCACCCGGAGAGAAGTATCTTCTTCATCGTCAAGGCCTTTGCGGCCGGAGTGATATTGTCGACCGGGTTCATCCACGTCCTCCCGGATGCCTTTGAGAACCTGACCTCCCCGTGCCTGAGCGAGACCCCGTGGGGGGAATTCCCGTTCGCGGGGTTCGTGGCGATGATGGCCGCTCTCGGGACGTTGATGGTGGACACTCTTGCAACTTCTTATTACAGGAAGTTGCACGCCAACAAGGCCGGACCGGACAAAAGCGccgaagacgaagagaagggCAAAGAAAACCAAGGTCACGTCCATGTGCACACGCACGCCTCTCAGGGCCATTCTCATGCTCCAATGTTGACAAAGTCGGATGGGAGCTCCTCCGATCTCTTGCGGCATAGAGTCGTATCTCAGGTCAGTACTGTAATTCGCAATTTTCTGCACATTAGTCGTCATATGACTTGCTtgctactattttttttttttggtttgtgtAAAATCATGATCGCCAAGCGTATTTTTCACATGGGATTGAGTTCGAATATGAGTGAAAACTGAAAACTAATTCAATTAGTACTTCTTCCTAACATGGTGAGGTTCCAATTTTGAGATTTGTGGTTTATGACATTGTTAGGTGCTAGAGCTGGGGATTGTGGTGCACTCGGTGATCATAGGGATCTCCTTGGGAGCTTCGGAGAGTCCCGAGACGATAAAGCCCCTTGTTGCTGCCTTGACTTTTCACCAATTCTTTGAAGGCATGGGCCTCGGCGGATGCATCACTCAGGtacccttttctttccttcatatCCCCGATCTGCTTTTGAATTCGATAGAAGTATTTTCCATGCATATTGAAGTTTTCTCTCATGCCGAATGTGCTGTGAAAATCACTGTATTTTCCAGGAAAAGGTATCTGAACATGAAGCCGTTTTGGCCACTGACACTGTTGAACAATGTCTTCGATGTTTTGAGTTCGAAATCAGTCTCTATTATCTTGGAGTAAAAGCTCCTGTGCATCAAGTTTATCAAAACTAAtgtctattctctctctctctcttgcgtTTTGTAGGCCCAGTTTGAGACTCGGGCGAGCGCGATCATGGCACTGTTTTTCTCCCTCACGACCCCAGTCGGAATCGCTATAGGGATCGGAATCAGCAATGTGTACGACGAGAGCAGCCCGACCGCCCTCATCGTGGAGGGCATCTTCAACTCTGCATCGTCGGGGATATTGATCTACATGGCCCTAGTCGATCTTCTCGCCCCTGATTTCATGAGCCCCAAATTGCAGAACAGCGGAAGGCTCCTGTGGGGGACCTTTGCAGCTCTTCTCCTCGGCGCTGGCTGCATGTCTCTCCTGGCCAAATGGGCTTGAAGCGAATTCGCTTGTAATGAATAGATCCTGTCTGATACACGCACAAACAGAAGTCCCTTGATATTAGTTGTAATAAAAAAGCGATATTCTTTTGCATTCAATGGTGGTTTCGCGAAAATCTTTTGCATCCAATGCCGGGGGAAGAAGAAAGCTTCGCTTCTTCTCGTTCaccttcttcctcatctctcCATCTCGCCGCCGCTTTCCATCAAACTCCGGAGCCCTCTCTCCGTCTCATCGGTGCAAACCATTCGATTCGCTCTCGGCCCTCGCATCTCTCTTGTAATCCCTTTTGCTGCTCCAAGTTCAGCGGCCACGCGGCAAGCGACACGCCGTACCGAAGAGCTCTCTAGTATGGAGTTCCGCCCGTAGTTTGACACCAACCCTCCGACCGCCGGAGGGGCTAGGACCGCCGCCTGCAGAACCCAACCGATCACTATCCAGACCATGAACGTCCATTCCAAGAACCCGCTGGTATGTggaatttttttctgtttccccTTATTGATCCCCTCCGACCACAAAGACGAATTGAGTT
The sequence above is drawn from the Eucalyptus grandis isolate ANBG69807.140 chromosome 11, ASM1654582v1, whole genome shotgun sequence genome and encodes:
- the LOC104425171 gene encoding zinc transporter 8; this translates as MRLLCLLALIPVVLGDCTCESDSEDRNKSEALKYKIVAIVSILVASAIGVCLPIVGKRVPALHPERSIFFIVKAFAAGVILSTGFIHVLPDAFENLTSPCLSETPWGEFPFAGFVAMMAALGTLMVDTLATSYYRKLHANKAGPDKSAEDEEKGKENQGHVHVHTHASQGHSHAPMLTKSDGSSSDLLRHRVVSQVLELGIVVHSVIIGISLGASESPETIKPLVAALTFHQFFEGMGLGGCITQAQFETRASAIMALFFSLTTPVGIAIGIGISNVYDESSPTALIVEGIFNSASSGILIYMALVDLLAPDFMSPKLQNSGRLLWGTFAALLLGAGCMSLLAKWA